The genome window tctttaccTCTCATTACTCCCATGAGTTTATTGCCTtattctttgggcttcctcagCCCATTTACTACATCTTTACCTCTTATCACTCTTATGGGCTTGTTGGCCACTACTCCTACCCTGTCAACCCAAATAAGTTTACCACTTTATTCCTCGGGCTTCCTTTGCCCAATTAAGTTTACCTCTCAACCGCTCTCTTTCACCGTCGGCCACCCTCTCTTGCCCTCAAACACTCCCCTCACAACCTCACTCAACCTCACGGCCCCATGACCTCGTTTAGCCTCACAGCCTCGTTCAGCCCCATGGCCTCACTCAGCCTCGCTGCCCCTtacctctctcactctcactctcgtTTTCTCTCAGCCGCCCTTCACCCAGTCACCTTCACTTTCATTCACTCACCGATCCACCCTTACCCTCACTCTCATCACATGGTAGTTGCTATTTGTCACGGAGGAGCACGAGATTGTTAGATTGGAGCATGGGATTGTTAAATcggagagagatgagatgatcGGAGGATGGGATTGTGTTtctgtttatgtgtgtgtgtgtgtgtgtgtgtgtgtgtttttttttttaaatgagtgaAAAATCTATATTAACAaagaagagcaaaaaaaaaaagaaagctgatttgtgtttttgtttatgtttatgtttgggtttgtgatttgtgtttCTAATTTGTGGTTGTGATTTCTAGTTGTAAAatcgatttttattttttaatttaagattGGGTCAGATTGGGCCATGGCTTTAGATTAGGCCTAGAAGTGGCTGGATAGGGCTCGTGGGGCCCCAATGGGGTAGGTTTAGGGTTTAAAAAAGCCCGTTTATCAAATGGGCTGGGTTTGGGTAATGAGGGAGGACCCATGGGTCGGGTTTGGGCATCAAAAAACCCGCCTTGGACCCTACTCgttgccatttttatttatatgtggaagggaggggggggggggcatggtCCCcacaaaattgtttaaaaattgtcTAAAGCTGCTAAATTTGAAGACTTGAGCAATTATTTTAGGAGCTAccccccaaagaaaaaaaattggcccCCCCTAACTTGACTTGAGTTGTCCACATTTTTCTTCCATTAAAACttacttttcatttttaatattttccacTAATTTACTATTACAATATTAGTCTTTCGCCTTTACTATTGGAAACTGTGACATGTTAGCCAATTACCTTGATATAGAAGTTTTACTTTTTCGATTTCCAAGCTTCCATATGTGATATGCTGCTCAAAATTCCCACCCTTTCAAACTGCTCTTCTACCACCAGCTGTTCAAGTTCCACTAGTGTGCTATATGCTCACATCTCATTCTCATTTAGTATTTAGATCCTCTATTTTCCTTAAGAAGAGTAGCAAAAATGACTTAAAATATTTAGAGGTACGAAATTCTTATtcaccttctttttttcattttctttttttcatttctatttatttatttatcctatagtttatgattttattttcctttaatttattaAACCAATTCATATGCTTTGTTCAAACTCTTATTCTACCCCAATAACTTGATGTGAAAGTCATCTTGGCtttttatagtatatagtttcataTCGGTTTATACtgattttgttatatttaatttctatttattgTATGTCTTCTCATAGATGTAGTCAAGTGTTGTTATTAATTTCTTGAATGTTAAAAACTCATGGTTATTAAAGGAATAAGAGAAACTTAAGGGGAAATGACCTTAAGATATTCAATTGGTCATTTAGTTTTGTTAATTGCTAATAAAAGTTATATTGATTAAACtaaagacaaagtttagttacaaaattggttgcaGTTTtaaactacaaccttactcaatatctttttattgaaggtgaatttAAACAAATCCACCGTTAAATTatatcttcaatttttacaaaatttctagaaaattaaagattaataactatatcgtcaataaattttttaaatagcaagtttttgtagtttaaaactatatataaaatataaacttatagatcatatagtaaataatatctgattaacataaaatttgaaatatatattaaaagcgtaaaaaacatgtaattcaacggttaagATTATAGCCTTAggttataactaattttataactaaattttgtacTTAAACTAATACACAATGGCATTTATCTACTTTaagtttttcttgaattttgactCGGTACTCGGCCCCCAAAATCAGAAATTCCTAGTTCCGGCCTGCCACCCACAACCCGTGAACCCAGTGGACAGCTAGACTCTTAAACACTTTTGGTGACGAATTTTGTCAATGTGTTAGTACTAAATTCCTTTCTTTTAAGGCGATGCAGTGCGCTTTAAGAAGCTCAATTCTCGCTGCTAAAATTACTTTTAGAAACGAACAAAATGCCATCTCTTTTGGAAAAGGCAAACAACGACGATTTCCTTGTAGGTtgtacacaaaataaaaacgcAGTCAAACAGGCAAAGATGCTAAAGTGACGGACACCATGACCATGCTCATCATCGCCTCCACAACTAGTAGTACTAGCACTAGGGCCTTCACATTCGCATTCAAATACTCTCTTTCTTCGTCTCTCGCATTCAAAATAAAGACCCACTTCCACATTATACACTCTAAACCCAGAATAACCCTCTTCCTCCTCAGACCCATGTCAAGCTCAGCCTCTCGCTCTCCTGCCAATGGGTCTGTTACATTGCAGGAGTGGCAGGCCTGGGGCACCAACTCTCCTTTGCCAACTATGGTCACCGATATCGTTGACCAAATGAAGGCTTTGGAGATAGATATTGACGCCCACATGACCTTTGGTGGTAGCGGTGGCAAGCTCCAGGTCCTTCTTcaactttgttttcttttgtttttttctttttttaataaatttaatttaattctttgtttggtttctGGGAAAGCTAAGGAAAGAAGTACTCACAAATTCGAGCTGGGTGTTGGAGAACACTGAGCATCACTTttgtttgttgaaaaaaaaggaggaaaagagaagaataaaTCTGTTgggttcatttatttatttacttattaattAACCAGAAACATCAATTCAAAAGGGTCTAATTAATTGAGGTGGGTACCAGGAAAATAGAAGAATGGTGATGATTTGATGGAATTTCTATCAGCATTTTTCATCCTTATGTTAATAGCATTTCGGCTTAGTTTTGTGGGAACCTTTAAACAACTGTAACTAATTTCTCATTTATTGAGTTTCTAAACCATAATGTCATAAGACTTCTATGTCaattgttgttctttttttatttgttatatagGCTACATTATTTGCAAATTATGATCATGGAATAGATGATGAATCAGCTATGAATTAATACTTTTTCTAATATAAAATGGGTATATAAGTGCAGAGGCTGTCTCAGTGTTATTATTTCCTTCTATAATCATCAAGCAATATTTCAAGCATATCTATTTTCCATTTGACATTTGATTTCATGACTATTTTTAGCATATTGCTTATGTTGAACTACATATCTAAAATTATAGCTGAggtagggtttttccttttggaAACCAAAGCAAATGAAACATTGGACTTGCATTTATTTGAAATCTTGGATTTTTATCAATTGATTAagtgtaatttttgaaaaaccaaCTCTATACATGTATGATGAAGAGTTTAGACAATAGTATTCATTTATAGTTTGTCTTTCACAATGTACAATGATCCTCTACTCCCAAACACCTCTATCTGGAACCTGCCATAAGGGGTGTTAGATCAATGGAAAGGGAGTTCAAATTCCTCATAGTTATACACACATGATGTCgactttaattttgttaaagaaagagttgtcttacagggaaaaaaaaggaagtttcTGTGTTTCAACCATGGTCACTGGTGGTTCAGTAATCACTGTTTACTTCTAGCTCTATTGGGTTTGCTCCGATTTGTAGAAACCATATTTGTAATATTCTACTTTAAATTCCAGGGCGATTTTAAGGTTCAAGAGGACAAAAAGCACCGAGCAACATATCAGGCTTTAGGAGATTCTGAAAAaaagcttcaatttttttcagcTCGACAAATAGCATGTCGCTTGCTTGGGAGTAGGGGTTACCTTTGTCAGAAGGTATTTGTTTGCTGTATAGAATCATTGCAATATTTTGCTGGGTGTTACTTTCgattttctttaataatttgGTTGGTAGCTTGGCATTTTTGAGGGCCAAGATCTGTTTGATGCATATCAGAAGAGGATAAAATGCATTTTCatagtttcaaaattgtttcatattttcataattatgcAGTGCTGGCTTCCATTTGAAGACTGTATGTGTTCTAGAGTCATGCCCTGCAGTCTATGGCGTGGAATGCGGTTCTGGTTGTATATGCATCCAAAGGTTTTGCTATTTCTGCTCATTTTGTGTATCAGATTTCCTGATGCAATAATATCTTTCGAAGTTCATTTGACCGACAGTCAAAAAATTGTAGGATTTCCTTCGCCAGAACAACACTGGAAAGTTGTTATGGCAAGTATTTGGTGTTGAAGCTGCAACGTTGTGCCTCTTTGGCATTACTGAACAGGAAGAAATCATGTGGAACACTTTCAAACATGCAGGTCACTTGCAGTCTTCTTGCTTTATTGTgattatgaaattttacattAGTTGATGGCAgtatggtactgttaaaatgtGTAACTTTTGTATATGGAAGTTGTTTATTGTGCTTTTAATATCAATTCAAAGTAAGTTCTAATTTCAGTGTggtgaaattttatttttatttaagtccTCATACATCCAACACTTCATTATTGAGTTTCCTACTTGAAACACGTTCAACTATTCATACAGAATGTTTGGATTTCTAGTGTTGGCatatttcatgccaaatttCATTGTATTGTTCTACAAATGATTTCATGTATTTGTACATTTTTAGCCTGAATTGTATTTGAGATGAGAGGTTCAATTGCTGGAAGTGGAGTTGCTGCATCAAGATTTCGCTCAAGTGAAAATGGCATATCAAGCAGATTTCGAGTGAAATGGAAGTTTTTAAAATATCGTTGGGCAGAGAGTTTTGCTTGAGACTAGTCTGACTTTCCTTTGAGTGAGTTTCAGAACTTGAGAGAATTCAGTTACTTTCCTTCCCCGCTGTACCCATTCAATTACCCCTCTCTAATATCTCATATGTGTCATATTAAACCCCAATTTTCAGATTGAAGATTGATTGAGCTACCCATTTCCTTAGAGCAAAAAACCCATGGTAGCCTCACACCTTTACCCTCTTCAATTGCCATATCCATTGAGAGGAGACCCAAGCCATCTATGGTAGATACCTTGAGTGATCTTTGATTGAAGCTTGGTGCTAGGAATCACAGGAGCAATCCCTACAAATCTTCAAGTGGCCTTGAAGTGTTCAAGTGCTTGGACTTGTGGTTGGTGTCCCAACTTGAGGAATCGGAAGCTAGTAAGGAGAAAGGATTGGTACAATTGGTTGCTAGGAGGAGCGGGGAGCTCGGATACATCTACTCTTACTTAGAACTTGGAGATTTTGTAAGAGTAATGTGTCGCAACTATCCTTATTAGTGGATTGATTTGGTACTATAGGCCCCTAGAGAGTTTTTGGCATTTGTGGGTTTTTCTTCTCTCCGTAAACACTTCAATGTGTTTGTGTGCATGAGTTATTGGGATTTGCTGTTTTGTTAATTTATCCATGCAATTAATCAATTGGCTAATTAAGTAACCAGActtaattgtgaaatttgttttaaattggtAAAAACCATTGTTTCTCACAAAAGTTTATATTATTCTTTTGTTCTTGCAGCTACTGATACAATGGTTTTTAAATTGCAGAGGAGTCATTGATGTGATTTTCTTTGCTTGTTTGAATGTTATTGTTTCATTGATTATGGTTGTAATAAACTGCATGTTGAATCTTAAGGATGGGCATTTAGCTAAGCTAATATATTAAAGTTGATTGACCTCATTCTGAGCATGTTGATTTCACACCGTAATAGTATTGCATTTTAATCTTGTGGTATCACTTCTTCTGAccatattatattaattttcagGAAAAAATAATGTTTGGTGCCTTTATCCCAACAAGAATGCCACATCAAAATCTGTTCAGGAAGCCTTTGGTCAAGAATCTTCAGCAGATCAGAAATGCACACAATTGATGGTACTCTTTACTTTTAACACAATGTACTTTGCTAGATTTCTTTTTGTGGCTTTTACATATAACTGTTGCAAATCTTGAATTATATTTGGGATTATCATGAATTAATAGTCATTAGAACTGAAACTAAAGTGCAGAAACTAATAAATTTGTTGATCATGTCTCACCAAGTCACCATATGAATGCACCGCGTGAAAAATTAGGACGATCAGTTATTACCGATTGTTTTATTTATCATGTTCTTTTAAGCTGTGTTAACTTATAatgattaataataataaaatacttataaaaaaaaacttataatgtttaattcaaaaaatttgtacGGCAATAATATTGAGTTGCTTGCTTGCTTCCTGTCTTGCTGATATGTTCTATCTgaattaatttcttttgtttaagtCATTGTCCATCATGACACTTCTCAGGATACACCCATGTTCATTTTGGCTTTCCCATGACCTTGCAGATCCTTTAATCTATACCATCTGCCTTTATTGCTGCAGCCTTAGGCCATCCATTTTCTAAATACATGACAAACCAATTAAACTGAAACCAAACAGGACAATtagatcttcttcttcttcttcttcttttttttcattttaattaactGGCCACTTTGAAATGGAAGAAAAAGGCATTATTTTGGatgaatatgaaaattaattGTATGATAACAGACATATTCTAAGCTCAGAAAGCATTATCATGCTCGACAGAAAATTTGCAGGAACACAAAAGCTCTAATGTGGGAGAATCCATATGATATCATCAATCCATTGTGACAACAACAGAGTGATAGAAAGAGAATAATTTTGTGAAGAAAAACAAACAGCAGCTCTTTCATTTACTAGTGTAGTACTGTAGTGTGCATGGCCATTGCCCCTTGGCATTCTTTTAGTGAAACTACTTGTCGCAAAACGAAAAAGGGGGGGCACTAATCTTGGAAAATCTCAGCCAATCCTTAATCCATtgtaaatggaaaaataatagaaagatgCCATTCTCTTTGCATAACAACATAATTCAACTTGTAATTGATTGCCACCTTTTTCTTGATGTAGTTTTGGGTgtcttaatttgaaatttattatttcttcttcCAGTTGAACAAGGTGGTAATTTTCATGTTGGTTCTACTGCACAGACAAATGGAGATAAAACTCTGAATTTCATTCTAATTGATGGTACCTGGAGCAATTCAAATGCAATGTTCAGCCGTCTTAAGGTGACCCTATAAAGCAATATTTTGTTCCTATgactttgtttaacatgtttgttATGAATAATTGGGTTTACACTTTTCATTAACAAATAGCACACAATTATTTTCTTGTGTGAGTTATGCCACATATGTTTGGCCATAGATGATGCAAGATGCAACTACGTATTAGTCAGTCCCTGAAGGTGTCTCTTATACTTATGTTTTAGTCTTAGTGATTATGATGAAAAGCAGATCAGACCTATGGTTAGGATATCTGCCTCTGGGGAACAGAGAGACACCAAAATTCAGGAATCTCAGTTTTGTGTATAGTTTTTGAATATTGGCCTCCTTGTTGTTATAGGGACATTGTCCCTAGATCTGGATGATGCTATGGAATTTAATTTATGCTACTATGTCTTTTGCCTGTGCagacagatatatatatatatatatggtatgCAGCTATTCCTATGAgatcaaaacatgattttttttttgagccacAGATCAATTCTCTAgaattgtttatagtttttttttttcttaattataatTGTATATAGTTAACATGGATAAAGTGTTGACTAAGCATTTATTTAATACTTCCTCCCTATTGTCCCACTTGAAATGCACAAGTTTTTGGCAAGCCAGTAAAAAATGAGTTTCACGCTTTCACCTACTGACCTACCTCAATATTTACTTTtcaatattacattttttacttCTGcctggaaaagagaaaaattaatcatatttattgtaataaaatacaattgacaAAGGTTATGTGGAAGtgtaaaaaattattcttaacTTTGGAGGCAATGGACAAATATTATAGGGATGTAAAGACTAATACTTCGAAGAACTgtcatttataaataataataaaaaaataaaaaaatacttcgACGAATTGTCCAACCTTCTTTTACTTATGTGGGCAACCCCCAAAGAACAATTTGAAGCTGACAACTCAACTAAACAGAAAAATTGTAGACAAATATTTGATTTCTGCTATTGAAAGTTCATTTATTTATTCGTTATGATGAACAAGTGTTGAGAAGTTTATTAACATACTGATTCTATGTGCAGGAACATGCAAAGTCAATTTGGGGAGCAGAAGACCTTCCTTGTATTTCTCTGGCTACTGGAGCGTCTGCTATGCATAAGCTTCGGTGAGAAGTGAAACGGGACTTTAAAATTCTTCCATTCTCTGTTTCTTTGTTCATTCGTCACTTTTCCATCTATGTTTAAGCTTCTTACTCATTAAACTTGCTTGGTAAATGgtaataaattatattctttTGAGGGCAGGCCCCAACCATCTTGGGATCGTACTTGTACAGCTGCAGCAGCCATTGGCCTCCTCTCTGAGCTGCAACTTCTCCCAGAGTTTACATCCTATGGATTGGATAAACGAGCTGAAGCAGTAGAAGATGCTTTAGTGGCATTATTAGAAGCACTCACCACTAGGCGTCTTCGAATGGGCAGGTCCATCACACGTAAAGTAAGACACAGCAGAGATATCTGTTAACCAACTAGGCAAGAATGAGATTGATAGCAGCCATACTGATCACTTTGTTGTGGTGTTGGTGCAACCATGGCTTTGATGTTGAAGGAACTCTTTGTGATTGCTCCGAAGGGGATTGTTTTCTGGTAGTGCACACTAATTGGCATCAAGTCCTATTACCAAGTCTGTCAGACTCCCTAAGATGATGGTGCACACTAATTGACCAGTGATGCTCACATCACGTATAAATTAAATTCCATTCAAACgtggctttttttttggggggggggggtgtgtggtTTGTGCCCctgccataatttttttttttttggtgtcagGCCCTCCAACTTCAAACACTCATCTAGATGAAAAATTCTTACATAGTGCTCCAGGACTATATAATTATTACTCCATCTAGACGGGTCTTACACTTACTTTTGCTGATACTTTGTGCCGTCTACTTCCAAGTACATTGAAAGTTAGTTTTGCCAAATCTGATACCTTGGTAAActaattcaaaattgaaatttttgattaTGGAAGTGCAAAGTTCTTTGCGGATGACCTGCTCTGTTTTTGGCCAAAGTCAATGTGCCAAAGCTGCAGAGATGTGAGAGGACGTTTAGGACTATTTTTGTGTTGCTTGGggccaaaaattaattttagtaaGTTTGAGACTTCTCTGTGCCAATGTTAATATGAACTGGGAGAGATTGTCTTAAGTTAGCAACCAATTTGGGTATAAATTTTTAAGAGATTTGAGTTGAACGTGGAGGTTGTGCGTTGTAGTTCATTAGTTAACGAATGGCTCTAGAACCAACTCCCTATTGAACCAATTGTTGATGACTGCATATAGCTCCTAAATCAGTTCCAAGCTTTTTAACTTTCCCATTCTAATCGGGAAGCAAACAAGCGTGTAGGTATTCATAGACTAGCCAGAGTGAAATGTTATTAATCGGAACCTTTGTTATCTTGGATGATCCATCAAACCGTATGTCGTGGTGCTTTCTTTTGGTGCATCTAATgctgataccacttgtacaaTTTCTTGTTAGTGTTTAATTTCATATACCATGACTATCACTTAAACCCCCTAGTATTATCTTTTGACAAGTGATAGCTTGACCAGGCAaaaaggatcagtagtaattgTTCTTGAGTAGAACAAGTTTGGAGCAAAAACCAATAATGTGTAAAcagtagttttctttttttggtaaataaaaaaaatagttagagGGGACGATCAGTGTGGCTTCTCTACCTGAGTGAGACTATAGTAACGCTCTAACCGCTCTCGGGTTAAGACTCTACACCACAGTCGCTAATGAGCTAGGTGAACAGTTTACAAATGAGATATAAAAAGCTGCAACACGTTGCTAGTGGTGTAACTCAAATCCATACTCTAAGTCATGTTGGCCCAAGCCCTTACCACTAGATCAACCAACATGTTAGTTAAAGATTAGTGTTTATTACATACATATTAATGCACACACCTTTACAAATAAAGTCACGATTTACAATTGTTTTTCCGCATGTGTAAAGATGTGCTTTACAAGTTTCTGCCATGTATAAAATGTACTAGAACCCTCTAAACTTTGTATTGGTCGTTTGAAATTAGATCTCCTCATCCTCTATTTTCATCAACTTAGACTATTTAGTACATGAATTGAACTTTAATCACAGTGCCAAATAGCCCAAGGATATATAACATCCAGTCCACGTGACACGCACATGCCGCCTCATTCAAACCCAATTTTCAAAGTCACTCTCATTCTCAAACCTGTGTCTCACTGACTGAACCACATGCATGTATGCAATTAGGATTGCTTTGTATTTTCCAGTGGGCATTGGTCTGAGATTGAATTCTGTTTGGGAGTGACAACAAAATCGAGTTTGAATGAGGCCTCGGCATGTGCGTGTCACGTGCACTGGAGTTTGGAGTGGAAGTTAGATTTTGGAGTGCAAGTGAGTGGCACACAACAATGCAGATGCTAATAAAGTTTAAAATGTACACTTACTAAATTTGGCAAGATGAACCCAGAAATGGACAACTGGATTGAGTGGTACCAAATCTAAACCTTAAAGAAACCAACGTCTTACATTGTTGTTGTAGTAATAACATTCACAATTTCACATACAATAATAAGtgactctctttctctcttgccCCTAACAATAAAAACTTACGCGGTTTTTTCCCACCACATTTCCTGCACTTCTTCCGCAACTCTCTCCTTCAAACAAAAACCTTACAAAGTGTTGCCGAATTTGTGGGAAAGGCGGAGATTGTCGCCTCCACAGCCCGATCTTCCAAGCAACCATcgaaaacccccaaaaaaatttaaaaaaaaataataataatggcaTCTTTGagtcattttcttctttatttcttcctcttctccttcttccttaTCACAGGCTTGGCCTCTTCTAATTCCTCTTTCCTTTCAGGTAATCTTCTTttgcttcccttttttttttgggtgtgtgtgtgtggagttTTTGACATTTTCATTATGAATTCTTGAATTAcattaatttgggtttttttttttaattttttttttttaatgttgcaGATGAAATATTTGAGTCACGTGATGAATCCACCGGCCGTGTCCTCCTTCAGGCCAAGAAGGGTATTACTTTGATCTCTTTTTCCTCTTGTGGCctactgtttttgttcttccttttttttttttctttttttttatgctaattGGTAATGCaactgaaaaaatgaaaaatgtgcTCTAATTTTTGTCGATGCCGCTTTTCTTTCCTGGATTTCTCTTTGATCAACGTATCACATTGCAGGCTGATGTCTGAAATTTTAACAGTCATAATGGCATTGATTCCTAATAaatggtgtaacattttttttaatctgtttctgtttcttttcGTACTTCAGATTTTTGagctttttataaaatttattttctcatttaagAAGATGGGAAAGAGGATGTAGAAATATGGTTGTTTCTTGCCTATTTTATGATTTGCATCTATTCAATTCTATCGGAAATTCTAAAACTTTCTGCATagcattcaatatatttttgtgaagcccaaaaaaaaaaaaaaatgctaaaagttATGGCTTTGAGGGTTCATACATTATTTACGATCAGCACCATGTCATGCCATATACATGTCATTTTCTAATAAGAAAAGTGCCTGCAACAATCTGTTTTTACACTTTCTTTCATTTTGCAACcataaagaatgaaagaaaaaaaagaactttttttattaatagtaaaagagaagaagaaagaaattaaaacaaagagAGTGTTAACTCTGAATTTATAATGTCATTTTTACATGATTGAGTTAGACGTGGAAGAGTTTcgatatgaaattatatatgtttCATTATGTGCAGCATGCACTGAAAACTTTGAGAACAAGAACTATACAATCCTCACAGCCCGGTGCAAAGGACCACaatacccacctgtggtttgctGTAACGCTTTGAAAGACTTTGCTTGCCCTTTCGCGGATGCCATCAATGACTTGACAACTGATTGTGCTTCAACCATGTTCAGCTACATCAACCTCTATGGAAAATACCCACCAGGCTTGTTTTCCAACCTGTGCAGGGAAGGAAAGCTTGGTCTAAATTGCACTGATGTAGGACCTGATCCCGATGACATTAGTTATGGAGTTCATACAACTGTGACACACTCTACATTGCTAATCATCACTGCTGGCTTCATAGTCTTCTTATTATTCCATTGGTTCTGAAGGATGAAATTTATGAGAAT of Quercus lobata isolate SW786 chromosome 8, ValleyOak3.0 Primary Assembly, whole genome shotgun sequence contains these proteins:
- the LOC115958587 gene encoding uncharacterized protein LOC115958587, encoding MTMLIIASTTSSTSTRAFTFAFKYSLSSSLAFKIKTHFHIIHSKPRITLFLLRPMSSSASRSPANGSVTLQEWQAWGTNSPLPTMVTDIVDQMKALEIDIDAHMTFGGSGGKLQGDFKVQEDKKHRATYQALGDSEKKLQFFSARQIACRLLGSRGYLCQKCWLPFEDCMCSRVMPCSLWRGMRFWLYMHPKDFLRQNNTGKLLWQVFGVEAATLCLFGITEQEEIMWNTFKHAGKNNVWCLYPNKNATSKSVQEAFGQESSADQKCTQLMTNGDKTLNFILIDGTWSNSNAMFSRLKEHAKSIWGAEDLPCISLATGASAMHKLRPQPSWDRTCTAAAAIGLLSELQLLPEFTSYGLDKRAEAVEDALVALLEALTTRRLRMGRSITRKVRHSRDIC
- the LOC115958244 gene encoding GPI-anchored protein LLG1-like; this translates as MASLSHFLLYFFLFSFFLITGLASSNSSFLSDEIFESRDESTGRVLLQAKKACTENFENKNYTILTARCKGPQYPPVVCCNALKDFACPFADAINDLTTDCASTMFSYINLYGKYPPGLFSNLCREGKLGLNCTDVGPDPDDISYGVHTTVTHSTLLIITAGFIVFLLFHWF